The following proteins are co-located in the Bacillota bacterium genome:
- the gpmI gene encoding 2,3-bisphosphoglycerate-independent phosphoglycerate mutase, protein MAVLIVLDGWGQCAPNAGNAIALAHTPNLDRLRAEYPHNLLGASGEAVGLTEGQMGNSDVGHLNLGAGRVVYQMLVRIDKAIGDGSFFDNPVLREVIHRAGARAPEADRPALHLVGLLSDGGVHSHLRHLFALLEMARRAGVRKLYIHAFLDGRDVPPISALTYVDELQRKQDELGFGQVATVMGRYYGMDRDKRWERTRLAYEAIVLGRGERAATAAEAVEKAYAREETDEFVLPTVVGSYPGVKSGDSIVFFNFRADRARQISHALMDGDFAGFPREVWPRPLVMVGLAEYEASLPVPAAFPPEVLHNTMGEYLSRLGQTQLRIAETEKYAHVTFFFNGGEERVFPGEERLLIPSPKVATYDLTPEMSARPVTDAAVKAIEAGKFDFILLNYANGDMVGHTGDLAATIKAVEVVDECVGRIVTAALHTGDFCLIIGDHGNAEEKIDPETHGPHTAHTCNPVPIILIKEEFRGPRGSIDHGVLADVSPTVLDLMGLPIPPEMTGRSLAHRPAAVLASED, encoded by the coding sequence ATGGCCGTCCTCATCGTCCTCGATGGGTGGGGCCAGTGCGCGCCCAACGCGGGCAACGCCATCGCCCTGGCCCACACCCCCAACCTCGACCGGCTGCGGGCCGAATACCCGCACAACCTGCTCGGTGCATCCGGCGAAGCGGTCGGCCTGACCGAGGGTCAGATGGGCAACTCCGACGTCGGCCACCTGAACCTCGGCGCCGGCCGCGTCGTCTACCAGATGCTCGTCCGGATCGACAAAGCCATTGGGGACGGCTCGTTCTTCGATAACCCGGTCCTCCGCGAGGTCATCCACCGAGCCGGCGCCCGCGCTCCCGAAGCCGACCGGCCGGCCCTGCACCTTGTCGGCCTCCTCTCCGACGGCGGGGTCCACAGCCACCTCCGGCACCTCTTCGCCCTTCTGGAGATGGCCCGCCGGGCCGGCGTCCGGAAACTCTACATCCACGCCTTCCTCGACGGCCGCGACGTGCCGCCGATCTCGGCCCTCACCTACGTCGACGAGCTCCAGCGCAAGCAGGATGAGCTCGGCTTCGGCCAAGTGGCCACGGTGATGGGTCGCTACTACGGGATGGATCGGGACAAGCGGTGGGAACGGACTCGCCTGGCCTACGAGGCCATCGTCCTGGGCCGCGGAGAGCGGGCGGCGACGGCGGCCGAGGCCGTCGAGAAGGCCTATGCCCGCGAGGAGACGGACGAGTTCGTCCTCCCGACGGTGGTTGGCTCTTATCCTGGGGTCAAGTCCGGGGACTCCATCGTCTTCTTCAACTTCCGGGCCGACCGGGCCCGCCAGATCAGCCACGCCTTGATGGACGGTGATTTTGCCGGCTTCCCCCGCGAGGTCTGGCCGCGCCCGTTGGTGATGGTCGGACTGGCCGAGTACGAGGCCTCCCTCCCGGTGCCCGCGGCCTTTCCGCCCGAGGTTCTCCACAACACCATGGGTGAGTACCTCAGTCGGCTCGGCCAGACCCAGCTCCGAATCGCCGAGACCGAGAAGTATGCTCACGTCACCTTCTTCTTCAACGGCGGCGAGGAGCGGGTCTTCCCCGGCGAGGAGCGGCTCCTCATCCCCTCACCCAAGGTGGCCACCTACGACCTGACCCCGGAGATGAGCGCCCGCCCGGTCACCGACGCCGCCGTCAAGGCCATCGAGGCCGGCAAGTTCGACTTCATCCTCCTGAACTACGCCAACGGCGATATGGTCGGCCACACCGGGGACCTCGCGGCGACGATCAAGGCGGTTGAAGTCGTCGACGAGTGCGTCGGTCGGATCGTCACCGCCGCCCTCCACACGGGCGACTTCTGCCTGATCATCGGGGACCACGGCAACGCCGAGGAGAAGATCGACCCCGAGACCCACGGGCCGCACACGGCCCACACCTGCAACCCCGTCCCGATCATCCTGATCAAAGAGGAATTTCGGGGACCGCGCGGGTCGATCGACCATGGCGTCCTGGCCGACGTCTCCCCGACCGTCCTCGATCTGATGGGTCTGCCAATACCGCCCGAGATGACCGGCCGCAGCCTTGCCCACCGGCCGGCGGCGGTCTTAGCCAGCGAGGACTGA